One Nicotiana sylvestris chromosome 12, ASM39365v2, whole genome shotgun sequence genomic window carries:
- the LOC138883069 gene encoding uncharacterized protein, protein MAFSLGMDDGTLRNQGRLCVPNVDDVSRRDLEFKEDDWVFLKVSPKNCVMHFGKKGKLSPRYVGPYRIIQRIGQVAYKLELPHEMSLVHLVFHMSMLKKVVGDLSLIVPVETIEVNEELNYDEIPVAILNRQVRKLRNKEIASVKVLWQNQQVEEATWEAEEEMKRKYAHLFEYLCNCVYEIVACKIMYHLYS, encoded by the exons ATGGCTTTTTctcttggcatggatgatggtacactGAGGAACCAAGGGCGACTATGTGTTCCAAATGTAGATG ATGTTAGtcgtagagatttggagttcaaagaagatgattgggtattcttgaaggtttcccccaaGAATTGTGTAATGCActttggtaagaaagggaaattaagccCGAGGTATGTCGGGCCATACAGAATAATTCAGagaattggtcaggtggcatacaagcttgaGCTACCACATGAGATGTCATTAGTGCACCTGGTATTTCAtatgtctatgttgaagaaggtagttggagatcTGTCGCTTATTGTGCCAGTtgagactattgaggttaatgaagaactgaaCTATGatgaaattccagttgccattcttaaTAGGCAAGTCCGAAAGCTAAGAAATAAAGAgattgcctccgtgaaagtactatggcaaaaccaacaggttgaagaggctacttgggaagccgaggaagaaatgaagagGAAGTACGCTCATTTGTTTGAATATCTATGTAATTGTGTTTATGAAATTGTTGCTTGCAAAATTATGTATCACCTGTATAGTTGA